In one Podarcis muralis chromosome 7, rPodMur119.hap1.1, whole genome shotgun sequence genomic region, the following are encoded:
- the HMGCL gene encoding hydroxymethylglutaryl-CoA lyase, mitochondrial isoform X2, whose translation MLSETGLSVIEATSFVSPKWIPQMADHTEVMQGIRKVPGISYPVLTPNLKGFQAAVAAGAKEVSIFGAASELFTKKNINCSIEESLDRFSDVLSAAKETGIPVRGYVSCVLGCPYEGKISPAKVAEVSKRMYAMGCYEISLGDTIGVGTPGNMKDMLSAVMKEVPLGALAVHCHDTYGQALANTLVALQMGVNVVDSSVAGLGGCPYAQGASGNVATEDMVYMLNGLGIHTGVDLTKLLDAGTFICKALNRRTNSKVAQASCKL comes from the exons ATGCTGTCGGAAACGGGTCTTTCGGTCATAGAAGCTACCAGCTTTGTGTCTCCCAAATGGATTCCTCAG ATGGCTGATCATACTGAAGTCATGCAAGGGATTCGGAAGGTTCCTGGGATCAGCTACCCGGTTTTGACTCCCAACCTCAAAGGCTTCCAAGCAGCG GTGGCAGCAGGAGCGAAGGAGGTGTCAATCTTCGGGGCAGCATCAGAACTTTTCACAAAGAAGAACATCAACTGTTCCATTGAGGAGAGTTTGGACAGATTCAGTGACGTCCTGAGTGCAGCTAAAGAAACCGGCATCCCGGTCCGAGG GTATGTCTCCTGTGTCCTTGGCTGCCCATATGAAGGCAAGATTTCTCCTGCTAAAGTAGCAGAA GTTTCAAAAAGAATGTATGCCATGGGGTGCTACGAGATTTCCCTTGGTGATACCATTGGCGTTGGGACCCCCGGCAACATGAAGGACATGCTCTCTGCTGTCATGAAGGAGGTTCCTCTTGGAGCCCTGGCTGTTCACTGCCATGACACTTACGGGCAGGCACTCGCCAACACGCTGGTAGCGCTTCAG ATGGGCGTGAATGTGGTCGATTCCTCAGTCGCTGGCCTTGGTGGCTGCCCCTATGCCCAAGGAGCATCTGGGAATGTGGCAACAGAAGACATGGTGTACATGTTGAACGGTCTTGGCATCCACACT GGTGTGGACCTCACGAAACTTCTGGATGCAGGAACCTTTATTTGCAAGGCGTTGAACAGGAGGACCAATTCGAAAGTGGCACAGGCCTCCTGCAAACTGTGA
- the HMGCL gene encoding hydroxymethylglutaryl-CoA lyase, mitochondrial isoform X1: MVAAKRALPRLVASLRPLSSTAAGTLPKYVKIVEVGPRDGLQNEKNIVPTHVKIDLINMLSETGLSVIEATSFVSPKWIPQMADHTEVMQGIRKVPGISYPVLTPNLKGFQAAVAAGAKEVSIFGAASELFTKKNINCSIEESLDRFSDVLSAAKETGIPVRGYVSCVLGCPYEGKISPAKVAEVSKRMYAMGCYEISLGDTIGVGTPGNMKDMLSAVMKEVPLGALAVHCHDTYGQALANTLVALQMGVNVVDSSVAGLGGCPYAQGASGNVATEDMVYMLNGLGIHTGVDLTKLLDAGTFICKALNRRTNSKVAQASCKL, translated from the exons ATGGTGGCGGCCAAGCGGGCGCTCCCGCGGCTGGTGGCTTCGCTGCGGCCG CTCAGCTCAACAGCAGCTGGTACGCTACCCAAATATGTGAAAATAGTTGAGGTCGGTCCAAGAGATGGCTTGCAAAATGAAAAG AACATCGTCCCCACCCATGTGAAAATTGACTTAATCAACATGCTGTCGGAAACGGGTCTTTCGGTCATAGAAGCTACCAGCTTTGTGTCTCCCAAATGGATTCCTCAG ATGGCTGATCATACTGAAGTCATGCAAGGGATTCGGAAGGTTCCTGGGATCAGCTACCCGGTTTTGACTCCCAACCTCAAAGGCTTCCAAGCAGCG GTGGCAGCAGGAGCGAAGGAGGTGTCAATCTTCGGGGCAGCATCAGAACTTTTCACAAAGAAGAACATCAACTGTTCCATTGAGGAGAGTTTGGACAGATTCAGTGACGTCCTGAGTGCAGCTAAAGAAACCGGCATCCCGGTCCGAGG GTATGTCTCCTGTGTCCTTGGCTGCCCATATGAAGGCAAGATTTCTCCTGCTAAAGTAGCAGAA GTTTCAAAAAGAATGTATGCCATGGGGTGCTACGAGATTTCCCTTGGTGATACCATTGGCGTTGGGACCCCCGGCAACATGAAGGACATGCTCTCTGCTGTCATGAAGGAGGTTCCTCTTGGAGCCCTGGCTGTTCACTGCCATGACACTTACGGGCAGGCACTCGCCAACACGCTGGTAGCGCTTCAG ATGGGCGTGAATGTGGTCGATTCCTCAGTCGCTGGCCTTGGTGGCTGCCCCTATGCCCAAGGAGCATCTGGGAATGTGGCAACAGAAGACATGGTGTACATGTTGAACGGTCTTGGCATCCACACT GGTGTGGACCTCACGAAACTTCTGGATGCAGGAACCTTTATTTGCAAGGCGTTGAACAGGAGGACCAATTCGAAAGTGGCACAGGCCTCCTGCAAACTGTGA